From a region of the Mytilus galloprovincialis chromosome 3, xbMytGall1.hap1.1, whole genome shotgun sequence genome:
- the LOC143067299 gene encoding forkhead box protein G1-like — translation MVQFGTSSDFPVQKSRPSFSISRVLGEDIDDTPRDYSLHLKSENSAQNSNNEANDDNGNIDVETFESDVEESSFSESMFRGKSPIESDADSCSEGIESNEAKTEENKREDEKQNGVKKPEKPPFSYNALIMMAIRSSPEKRLTLNGIYEFIMKSFPYYKDNKQGWQNSIRHNLSLNKCFVKVPRHYDDPGKGNYWMLDPSCDDVFIGGTTGKLRRRSTTASRSRLAALKRAGFPGFPFKPNSPYMWSMSPFYNIGAQAASLRYPGLSGLSLYPYTNLLSSAAAMPNPAHTRTTNFSVDRLLGLDIGASNASNMQTVKNGSQGFQWYPSPAGLRLPVSDPETSSPRGLDLSFLKGLHGLPVSPGSAFTSPVSLQQATAMNRNILSQASLHHRQSVNDGRTS, via the coding sequence ATGGTACAGTTCGGAACAAGTTCTGATTTTCCAGTACAGAAGTCAAGACCGTCATTCAGCATCAGTAGGGTGCTTGGAGAAGATATCGATGATACACCTAGAGATTATTCGTTACATTTGAAAAGTGAAAATTCAGCACAGAATTCAAATAATGAAGCAAATGATGACAATGGGAACATAGATGTTGAAACATTTGAATCTGATGTCGAGGAAAGTAGTTTTTCAGAAAGTATGTTCCGGGGTAAATCTCCCATCGAGTCTGATGCAGATTCTTGTTCTGAAGGGATAGAATCAAATGAAgcaaaaactgaagaaaacaaaCGCGAAGATGAAAAACAGAATGGAGTGAAGAAACCAGAAAAACCACCATTTAGTTACAATGCTCTTATTATGATGGCTATCAGAAGTAGTCCTGAAAAAAGACTGACATTAAATGGAATTTACGAATTTATCATGAAAAGTTTCCCATACTACAAAGACAATAAACAGGGCTGGCAAAATTCTATCCGACACAATCTGAGTTTGAACAAATGTTTCGTCAAAGTTCCAAGACATTATGATGATCCAGGAAAAGGAAACTACTGGATGTTGGATCCATCTTGCGATGATGTTTTTATAGGTGGAACAACGGGGAAACTTCGGCGCAGATCTACAACAGCATCACGAAGTAGACTGGCTGCTTTGAAACGAGCAGGTTTCCCGGGATTTCCGTTCAAACCAAATTCTCCGTATATGTGGTCCATGTCACCATTTTACAATATTGGTGCCCAAGCGGCATCTTTGAGGTATCCTGGACTTTCGGGACTCTCTTTGTATCCATACACAAATTTATTATCGTCCGCAGCAGCCATGCCAAATCCAGCACATACTAGAACCACGAACTTTTCAGTAGATCGTTTACTTGGACTAGACATCGGTGCTTCTAACGCGTCAAATATGCAAACTGTAAAGAATGGATCTCAGGGTTTTCAGTGGTATCCATCTCCAGCAGGACTAAGACTTCCCGTCAGTGACCCCGAAACTAGTAGTCCCCGAGGACTCGATTTAAGTTTTCTAAAAGGACTCCATGGTCTTCCAGTCTCGCCTGGTTCTGCGTTCACTTCTCCCGTCTCTCTACAACAGGCCACTGCCATGAATAGAAACATTTTATCGCAAGCATCGTTACACCATAGACAATCAGTGAATGATGGTAGAACCAGTTAA